The DNA window TCCGCTTCGTTATTTCGAGAGAAAAGATGAAAAGGATATACAAAGAAAACAGGTGCTTTTTTTGAATTTTGTCTCTTCTTACCTGGATAGGGGAATCCGAGTTTTCACAACAAGAGAAATAACTGCTTTCAACAAGAACTATAGGTTTCCTTTAAAGTATATTGATTATGGCTTATATAAGGAAATCCTATACCCTGAAAATAATACGTTTCAAGTTATGCAAAAACCTGTTCCGGAAATCAAGACCTTTCTTGATAAAGTAGAAAAGAATCAGTATAAGAACCACTGGCAGTATTACAGGAATTTTTCCATCCAAACCTTCTGTCACGTTTTGCTTTTAAATCAAATAGAGCATCCTATTTTTCAAAAAAACAGGTGGTGTAAATTAGTAAAAGCACAACTCACAAACCTGAGAGATAAAAACTATAGAGAAGCAGATAGTCTATTCTTACAAATTATTCAAGATCCATTAGATGATATTTATCTTTTTGAAAAGGGGGAGATATACCGGCAATTTTTCTTAAACCGCTATCAAATGGTAAATCGACCGGATATTCCTTTGCAGAAGAAAAAAGAAGAACTACAGAAAGCAGCAGATCTTTCCTTTCCTGTCCTAAAAGATTTTGCCTTCTGTAATAATAAATTATATCATTATATGATTGAATTACACCATAAGAAAATGATACAAATTGACATTGATTATTTGGATAAAACTTTCAAGAACTGTCGCACTGAGAAAGAGATAAACCAAAGAGAATAAATTCCAACAATGATTTGTAATGAAAATCGATAACTATAACCGTTAAAGACATATTATCTTTCCTAATGAATGGTTTGTATATATTCACAGGCTCTTTGAATCATATCTACCGGAATCAAATAAAAAAGAACCGCAAAATAATGACAGACACTTCCCATTAAAACAAAGACATGCCAGATCGCATGATGATACGGAAGCTTATGCCAGACATAAAAAATAACTCCCAGAGTATAAAAAAGGCCTCCGGCTAATAACCAATAAAAACCACCTCTGGGTATTTTAGCGAGCATTTCCGGTAGGGCAAGAATACAAAGCCATCCCATAAGAATATAAATAGCAAGTCCAACTTTCTTATATTTATGAATAAAAGCTATTTTAAAAAAGATGCCAAGTAAGGCCAGACCCCATATCACAAAAAAGAAAGTCCATCCCAGGGTTCCTTTTATACTGAGAATAGTAAAAGGAGTATAGGTTCCTGCGATTAATATAAATATAGCTGAATGATCAATAATCTTAAACACTCTTTTGGTTGGAGGATGTTGAAAGCTATGATACAAAGTAGAAGCCAGATATAATAAAATTAGAGAAACTCCATATACGATAAAGCTTACCAAGTGTATAGGTTCCCCAAAAAAAACAGCTAACACGACTAATACGGTTAAACCGGCGATGCTAACCCCTGTTCCGATTCCATGGATTATACCATTTGCTATTTCTTCTTTAATTGTATATATCTTGTGATTTTCAGAAACTTTTGAACTCATATACATACTAAGATACTTTTATCCCAATAAAGTTGCAAAATATGGTTCTCCTCAGGAGAAGCACATCCGCTCAAATAAACAGGGAGATATTTCCTTGACTACCGGTAGTCAGTAGGAGTTTCCCGGAAAAATTGAGCGAAAACAGATGAACCAGGAGCTTAGCCGGTTAGGAATACTCCCGAACCATTTATGAAGATTTTTTTCTTCATAAAACCTTTTCAATCCCGAAGTCTTTAAAAATCTGACAGGATAATGCGAGTGCTATTTTTCATCTGTATTTTCTATTTATTTTTAACTGGAAACCTGCTTTCCCAGTATGCTTCCTATGAACCGGAGATAAATTCTGCTTCGGCGGCTGGAATGGCTTCTTCCGGGTTAGGAAACAGTGACATGTCTATTGCTCTTTATGAAAATCAGGGTTTTTTACTTTATAAAAATCAGCACCATATCGGAGGAGGGTTTGTTTTCCCAAAACAGGCACGTTTTGCAGCAGCCGAGCCCTTATCAGCAGCTTTTTTTATACGCTCCTCTCAATTTTTCGGCTGGGGAATCAGCGGGAAAAGCACATTTTCAAGACACTTCCCTCACGAAGAAAGA is part of the Leptospiraceae bacterium genome and encodes:
- a CDS encoding hemolysin III family protein, with the protein product MSSKVSENHKIYTIKEEIANGIIHGIGTGVSIAGLTVLVVLAVFFGEPIHLVSFIVYGVSLILLYLASTLYHSFQHPPTKRVFKIIDHSAIFILIAGTYTPFTILSIKGTLGWTFFFVIWGLALLGIFFKIAFIHKYKKVGLAIYILMGWLCILALPEMLAKIPRGGFYWLLAGGLFYTLGVIFYVWHKLPYHHAIWHVFVLMGSVCHYFAVLFYLIPVDMIQRACEYIQTIH